The genomic interval GATGAAACGCAGACACATGCATCTCCGGCCTGTTCTCAGTCacttctgctcacacacacattcattacagTGCTGAACCTTTTCCATGTCATCCCAGTCGCGGATGATTCCGTTCTTTATGGGATGCTTCAGAGCCAGAACTCCTCTCATGTGCTGAGCCTCGTGTCCAATGTAAGATTCCCTTTCAAAGTGACCGTTCATGActtcctgcaaacacacacacacacagagagacagaggctggATGACAGCTCATCACCTGCAGAGCTGAACAACAACACGACACATTTACCTCATACTTGGGTGTCCCGATTACTGTTGGGAACAGAACATTTGGTTGTTCTTGATCTGCAAATCCTGCTTTCATCATACCAGACCCTGTGTCCAGTACTATGGGCGTCTTACAGTCTGATATCTGAAATTCATTATTGACACAGATAAATCCATTTGGATGAAATAAAGGAAAAGTATTCAATTGACCAACATTacacttgtttttcttatttctcaGAGTGAGATGAGAAAATAGAGTTCAGTAAGTCAGAGTCTAACACGTCAGTCACACACGAGAACCTGTTCCAACACTGATGTGCTCTCGAGGCTGGTCCTACCTTTCTCGTATGAAGGTAACCAGGTGACCCACATCGGGATATCCTCCAAAAACCATCAGGACCGTCTTCATTCAGCCGGTGAGGAGGCAgccgtgctgctgctgatgatgctgctgctgatgatgatgacgatgatgatgccGCCTGCTGTGACGTCTCTACAGAGAAAGTGTGGATTTCCTCTgcttcatgtaaacacgttgACACTTCAGATGCATCACCTTCATCTTCAGCAGTAATTTCAGATTCTTCTGaatgcttgttgttgttgttgttgttgttgctgtgtgccGTCACCTTTGGATGGAGAAACATGTGACTGTCGTGACATGAGTCCAGTTGTGATTGAAATGGTTCCTCCTGTAGATCAGGTTGCATGAAATCAGGACGTCGAGCCACTGCAGACGGACCTGGATCCAGCACCTTTGGatcaggagggaggagggactCTCCACCGGGGTCAAACGCTCCGTCATCTCGCCTCATGTCAGGGGAAACTGCTGCTTCACGCGCAGATTCTCCCCATTCTCTCTTCGAGGAGCTTTCCCCGAGTTGTTTTCCCGACTCTTGAGCTGGGAGCTTCACGTCAGTGCCATCACAACCACATGGAGCAGAGTCAGAAGACGCAGGCtcactgttgtgttgtgatacAGAGACAGAGGGTGTTCTCTGTGATGAGAGCTCATCATACAATGACAGGTCTTCATTAAATTCCCCTCCAGTCTTCATGACAGAACATTTGACAACCTTCAGAGGTCTATCTCCCGGCAGACTCCTCTCAAGCTGCTCCACCTCCCTTTTCTCCTTCTCCACTTGTAAGGGGAAAGCCTCCCCGTCTCTGCTCCCACCTGATGACCCATTTGCAGGTTTGCTGTTGAGCACTTCATTGTTGGGGGTTTCTTTACAGCACCTGAGCTCGTGGATCTTCAGGTTCTCCAGAACGTGCACTGTCCTCAGCTCGGTCAGCAGGTCCGGCCTGCTGTCAAAGTGTCCGTCATCTTCAGAGGCCTGAGTTCCACTTACATCTCCAGCTGATCCAAAAACTTCTGCCGGTTCCACGCTGTCATCAAGACCAAGAACACCAGCTTCAGTCAGCTCAGTGGACGACATCTGAGTAGATGAAGCAACATGAACAATGATTAAATGTTCACCAGACATCACATCAGCTGCTCAGTGACTCGTCAACTGTCAGAACTGAAGTCAGTGATGAGTCCTCATCATAGATCACATAATTTATTTAAGGGGAGATAAACATACCGCAGTGAGCAGCTGCGGCCAGTGACCTTGTGTGTTCTCAGACCTGAGCAGAGCCTCCAGTTCGACCTCCTGAGCCGCCACACTTTCTTCTTCctttacagacatttaaattCATATGAGACAAAGTGAGAAAAGAACCTTCAGACTGTGGTGGTGTGTGTCGCTGACCTCTAGTATCTGATCTGCCCGGTCCAGGATCTTCTCCACCTCCCTCAAACCCTCGTGCTCCTTCTCATCCCAGTCCTCCTCTGAGAAATCCACCAAACTaggaaggaaaaaacaaaacttaccCTAATGTGTAACTGTTGCTGAATTCAGTCGCACAAACCTGGAGCTTTAAAAAGACTCACACaagtacaaatgaacacatgcattAACCAGAGCTTTAAAGACTCACACgagtacaaatgaacacatgtattcACCAGAGCTTTAAAGACTGACACgagtacaaatgaacacatgtattcaccagagctttaaagactcacaagtacaaatgaacacatgtattcACCAGAGCTTTAAAGACTCACgagtacaaatgaacacatgcattCACCAGAGCTTTAAAGACTCACgagtacaaatgaacacatgtattcACCAGAGCTTTAAAGACTCACgagtacaaatgaacacatgtattcACCAGAGCTTTAAAGACTCACACgagtacaaatgaacacatgtattcACCAGAGCTCTAAAGACTCACACgagtacaaatgaacacatgtattcACCAGAGCTCTAAAGACTCACACgagtacaaatgaacacatgtattcACCAGAGCTTTAAAGACTCACACgagtacaaatgaacacatgtattcACCAGAGCTTTAAAGACTCACACgagtacaaatgaacacatgtattcACCAGAGCTTTAAAGACTCACgagtacaaatgaacacatgtattcACCAGAGCTTTAAAGACTCACACgagtacaaatgaacacatgcattCACCAGAGCTTTAAAGACTCACACgagtacaaatgaacacatgtattcaccagagctttaaagactcacacaagtacaaatgaacacatgtattcACCAGAGCTTTAAAAGACTCACACgagtacaaatgaacacatgcattCACCAGAGCTTTAAAGACTAACACgagtacaaatgaacacatgtattcACCAGAGCTTTAAAGACTCACACgagtacaaatgaacacatgtattcaccagagctttaaagactcacacaagtacaaatgaacacatgtattcACCAGAGCTTTAAAGACTCACACgagtacaaatgaacacatgtattcACCAGAGCTTTAAAGACTCACACgagtacaaatgaacacatgcattCACCAGAGCTTTAAAGACTCACACgagtacaaatgaacacatgtattcACCAGAGCTTTAAAGACTCACACgagtacaaatgaacacatgtattcACCAGAGCTTTAAAGACTCACACgagtacaaatgaacacatgcattCACCAGAGCTTTAAAGACTCACACgagtacaaatgaacacatgcattCACCAGAGCTTTAAAGACTCACACgagtacaaatgaacacatgtattcACCAGAGCTTTAAAGACTCACACgagtacaaatgaacacatgtattcACCAGAGCTTTAAAAAGACTCACACgagtacaaatgaacacatgtattcACCAGAGCTTTAAAGACTCACACgagtacaaatgaacacatgtattcACCAGAGCTTTAAAGACTCACACgagtacaaatgaacacatgcattCACCAGAGCTTTAAAGACTCACACgagtacaaatgaacacatgtattcACCAGAGCTTTAAAGACTCACACgagtacaaatgaacacatgtattcACCAGAGATTTAAAGACTCACgagtacaaatgaacacatgtattcACCAGAGCTTTAAAGACTCACgagtacaaatgaacacatgtattcACCAGAGCTTTAAAGACTCACgagtacaaatgaacacatgtattcACCAGAGCTTTAAAGACTCACACgagtacaaatgaacacatgtattcaccagagctttaaagactcacacaagtacaaatgaacacatgtattcACATGTGTTCATGATATCATGATAACATGATAACAATCATGTTATCATGATATGATGTTATCATGTTCCCAGAGTGCTAGATAAATTACAAACAGTGACGTTTGTTGCACACTGGCACATCAGAGTAATAGCCACCAAACATAAACTTCTGtggaacacatgaacacatgaacactgagAGAGAACAGTTGAACAACCACAAGCTCATCCTTTGTGCAACAGTTTAAACATAAGCTCTACCTCATCCCTGCATAATGATTCTGCTCATGGAGGTCGTATGAATCCCAGAGGAGAGTGGGAATCCCGTCAGTGGAGCTTCCATCTGTGATGGTGCTGGAGAGAACATTGTGGATGGGACTGAACTGAGACTCCTCCAAAGTGCTTTGTGAGTCGAGTGAGCAGTGTTCAGGCTGTGAGCTGCTGAACACTGCTCTGTGAGGACTGCTGCAGTGTGGATCTGAACCACTGTGGAGCTCTGTCTTCTCTGTGATGGTGACGGTGTAAGACTTTTCCAGATCATCGACCGGTAAACTGAGCCAGGGGTTAGTCGGCAGTGCAGCAGAGCGCTTCACTTGAATCTCAAAGTGGGGGGAATCTTTGGGGGTGATCTGGATACTGGTGTAATCCTCATGATCTGAAACACCCGACATGCTCTTGGCAGGTCTCGCAGAGTCCATGTTCCCAGCTAATACTGATGGAGCCTTCAGTCCTGGACCTCCCCACACCTCCACTTGGCCTTTTGCTGCTCCAACGAGGCCCGAGTCGAATGAGGTAAGGGAGGAAGGTTTGTGCTTAGTGGGCACAGTCCCGATAACTGTAGATGAAGACGACTGTCCAATGACATGTCCACATTCAGATCGGCTGTTTTGGACATCCTTAGCTGCTCTGTCAGCAGGGGAGCGGTGgacatggctgctgctgcacaaaaaCTCATACTGCCAGTGTAAGGCCTGCTGGAGGGAAGCCACAACCACTGACCCTGAAGACATCAGCAGCTTCCTCAGGGTCACGCACCtgtcagataaaaacaaaccgTCTCAGATCACATGATCACCAGCAGGTCTGAGCCGTGTGTCTGACTCTGTTCTCTCACCGCTCAGACATCCGCTGCCCCGCCCACTGGACTTCATCATCAGGGATGACTTTAGACAGGTGAGCCAGATGAAGCAGCTCCTCCATGTCTGGTGGAGGGTTCCTCTTCAGGAAAGTGGACAGTCTGTGCCTCCATGCAGGGACAGAAGCAAAGTTCCTCTTGTATCGCTGTGCTGCAGAAACACCTGACAGCAGCTCCTGGAGGAAGTCCTCAGAGAGGACCAGACTGTACCAGCTGTTGGCCTGTCAAAGAAACACTTCACTAGTTCATGTCAAGTACACAATGTTAGGTTAGAATCGTACACACAGTAACGAGGTGTTTTCAGCTTCTACTTCACCTGTAACCATGGTTTTACAAATGCTACTCAGCACCAGGTGGACACTGGCGGTCAGGTGAACAACGACAACTCAAATAAAACCTTCTGACAAATGGTCCACGTAAACAACCTCAGTCTCCAGCAGAGAACCTGCCTTGTTGAAGTAGTGATGATAGTTGGAAACGGCTCGGAGGGTTTGGAGAGTCAAGTTCACAGCAGAGCGCATTTTCTCCTTCAGTCTCTCCAGGTCCAGAACCCAGAGCTCCCTGCTCTGACGATCTGATGGAAGGATGTGGGTCAATGTGTGGATCACGTCTTCAGCACAGCCAACATGTGCCTGttgtgagggagaggaggtcATTTTCCCTCACGTCAGATATTACACATCTCAtttacacatgaacacagcatGTTACATCAAGTTCAAAACACACAAGTACCATAGCAGGAGTGTGAATGGACGTCTCAAAGTGGGACAACACGACCTCTGCCTGTGCAGCGTCCTTGGCAATGTCCATGTTGTATGTCTGGAGCTTCTTCTCAAGTGTTTCAATGTGCTGTGTGATCTGTAAGGACATGAGAACAGAACCATGGTCCTCTCTGCACCTCTGATAAAAATCACTTCAAAGTAAACATTTGtgctgtgtgatgtttgtgtccaTTTTGAAGCAGGTCACAGTTGTGATGTTTCACACTAGAGATGCAACCaagttaaaaacagaaaaacctcTAGTTTTCAAGTAACAAGACACGTGTGCTGCATGAATGCTGAATAAACTTAGTATTAAGAGATTCTTTTCAAAAGAAATATGAGAGGCTACATGTAGCTCAGAGAGACACAGCATGTGTCATGTTGACCATTTACATGCAAACTTGGGTGTTCTTGAATGTGTAAGCCTGTGATGAGTTCAGTCAGCTGGCTCACCTGCAGAGCTTCCCCTCGCAgctggatgagctgcagctgcagacgaGCCTGAGAAAACGCCTGCTGCCACAGCAGCTCCACTTTCTCCACAGCTGTCGTTATTCTAAAGACAAACAGATGTTTCTGAGCTTTCATCCCAAACGCTTCAACTgttcagcactttttttttcctctcgaCACATTGTCACTAAATTGGCTGAAGAAATCATTCGTGTTATTCGCTTACATTAACTTGGTTCTAGGCTTATAAGTGAGATCATTAGTGCTACACTTAAGCTCCGCCCACTCAGCCCCAGATAAGAAAGATGGACACACTCAAAGCACAATtactaaaaacaaacagtgctgATAAACATCATGTTTCCTCGAGTGTCAGAACACAGACCAAGGTAATGTCAGGTGCACCAGTGTGATCTAAGAAAAGAGGTCCAGAGCCctgacatgcacacatgtgTAGAACCTTCAGAACCTTGAATCAGAACAGTAAACACAAGTATGTTGACCAAAGGTAATCAGCCACAGTCTGTCCCAGAACACAGACGTAGCGCTCTTAAATATCACGTCTCTCGCAGGAAAAATCAATGATTTCATGTTTCTGACTGAAACTTGTTTGGGACTTaacagtttttattgtttgtacaTCATTGTACAGTAATGATGTCTTTGTATTATTGGACCTTAGTTAATCTCAATACACTGATGGACAGACTGGAAAAGTGGTCGGGATTTACTGGAACTCTGCTAAACTGGTTCAAATCAGGGACTACTTTGTCTCAGTTGGTCATTATGAGTCTGTCATGGGGGGTTCCTCAAGGGTCTGTTCTCAGACCACTTCTATTCAACATCTACATGCTGCCTGTAGCTCAGCTTATAAgatattacaattattatattattagatTTCCATTCATCAAATCACTGAGTTGATCATGTGCCAGAACTTTCTGCAGCTCAATGCAGACAAGACAGAagtgaaggtcaaaggtcaaatgcTCTCCTTCACCCCATGTCATTAAAAACTACAGGTCAAGCCAGAAATCTGGGTGTAATTATTGAATTTGAAAGTCTGGTTATTAGCACCTGAAGAACATCGCAGGGATCGACACAGAAGAACTTGGACTACATTGTTAACATGTTGTTTTCCCACAGCAAAGCTCTCTACGGCACGAGGTGCCTCAAAGTGGGTTTGTGTTAGCGCATGCGGAGTGGGCGTGTTTGGTATGTTGGAGGGTTTATGTTGGTGAACAAGTGAGTTCTGGACGTATAAACGTTTCTGAGCAATAAACGTTGTGTTTATTACGAATAACATACATGATTGTAAAGAGGTCTTCACTGGTCCAGAATGCTGCTGCGGAGGAAACTGGTCCTCAGATCACTGCCCTGGCTTCTCAAAATCTTACTCTTGGTCTGTAAAGAGTCTTGGACCAAAATAGTAAGAagtaataatataatgataatatttttatattttattaataatagtaataaatccTAGACGTATTAGTTCCCTATGAAGCATCCAGAGCCCTGAgatcatcaggaccaggtttacAGCATTCAGTTCTCCTGCTCCTCATTTAAATCAGCTTTTTCTGAAATATCCGTTCATTCTTGTTTTATTGGTAAATCACACCTTTATCGCCCAAtcagtttcatttttattctggGATTTGCTTCACGCATTTCTATGCTCTGTATGAATAGTGCTACACTTTAGTGGTCAGACACTGTCCCATAACAACCTGAtctcagaaaacacattttaatgtagtCACACGCTCATTTTCACTAGCATTAATTTATTagagtttatttttataatgaatggatgaattttTTAGTTTGTTAAACGCAgctatttgtatttatatttattattttttgttttgttttattatttcatcgTATTCTATTCTGTACATACATAGTTtcttaattaattgattaaataaaacactgcagccCTATTCTGTGGATTGTCAAATATTTGACAGCCTATAAAAGCATCAGCCACTTTGATTGTATTGTTCCACCTGTTTGTTCAACATGCTGTAAAAACTGGACCAGACTCAAACACtactgcaaaaataataatgataataataataataataataacaacaataacaatactaGTAATAaaaatactgataataataataataatactaataataatagtaataaaaataatactgatactaataatagtaataatgataatactaataataatgataatactactaataataaaaatgataataataatgatataataacaACAGGTCTTCCCAACCTCACTGGACTTAATAACAAGGCCATTATATGCATCGTCATTTCAATAAAACaggacttcacacacacacacacacactcagtgaacATCGAGCCTTGCAGAGTGGAATTAAGGGATTGATGTGAATTGATGTGGACTGATGTTGTTGCCTGCAGTACCTCCTGTGGTTGTGGAGCATGTCAAAGGCCGTGTGGAAGAAGAGTGCAGTGCCAGCCATGGCCTGGTAACAGGGCTGTTGCTCAGGGTGACGCAGCTTCTCCAGCACATTCTCACAGTGGCTCAGCAGCTCATCCAGACCCAGCTCCctgcacatcacacacacacacacacacacacacacacacacacacacacacacacacacacacacacacacacacacacacacacacacacacacacacacacacacacacacacacacacacacacacacacacacacacacacacacacacagcaatggATTTCACATCTTCTTTGTAACAAAACTCCAAATGGAgatgacatttttcactgagATCCATCTGAAGAATGACTCCATTAAAACCAACCGTAAAATCTAAGTGTGTGTGATAAAGttctaaaaacatgtaaaaaatgaCAGTAGAATAAAGAATGATGGAGTAAAGAGTTCAGTTCAGTCTAAATATGACTGGAGTAGAGCTGTAACCAACCAAACACAGGAGCTCAGCGCCTCTGCCCGTGTCctcatacacagagacacagaacacAGGAGCTCAGCGTCTCTGCGCGTGTCCtcatacacagagacactgaacacaggagctcagcGTCTCTACGCGTGTCCGcatacacagagacactgaacacaggagctcagcGCCTCTGCCCGTGTCCTCACACGGAGACGCTGAACACGGGAGCTCAGCGTCTCTGCGCGTGTCCTCACACGGAGACGctgaacacaggagctcagcGTCTCTGCGcgtgtcctcacacacagagacactgaacacaggagctcagcGTCTCTGTGCGTGTCCtcatacacagagacactgaacacaggagctcagcGTCTCTGCGCGTGTCCTCACACGGAGACGctgaacacaggagctcagcGTCTCTGCGCGTGTCCTCATACACggagacactgaacacaggagctcagcGTCTCTGCGCGTGTCCTCATACACGGAGACGctgaacacaggagctcagcGTCTCTGCGCGTGTCCTCACACGGAGACGctgaacacaggagctcagcGTCTCTGCGcgtgtcctcacacacagagacactgaacacaggagctcagcGTCTCTGTGCGTGTCCtcatacacagagacactgaacacaggagctcagcGTCTCTGCGCGTGTCCtcatacacagagacactgaacacaggagctcagcGTCTCTGCGCGTGTCCTCACACggagacactgaacacaggagctcagcGTCTCTGCGCGTGTCCTCATACACggagacactgaacacaggagctcagcGTCTCTGCGCGTGTCCTCACACGGAGACGctgaacacaggagctcagcGTCTCTGCTGACAAGTTAGCTTAAGTTGACATATGATATGTTTGTAGTGgagctgtgatatgaaaacgtttgactttttctgtttttgtaaaatgttgccACACTGCGACGTCTGTGACGtgttagaggacgactgactgtagctcaacatgaaataaaaccaccgtACGTTCTgtagtctttctgtctcctgtgggttgggctaatccaaaatactgaaaacaaggggggtgttctctgaagacaagctgtgatctgtggaacaggggtgctctgaaaacacccccattagcacttggtacattcctccagatgaaatcaaattaaccaaagactgtatgaaattaagaATCTGAGTcgaaccagaacgtatcgactgATTAATGGACCAGACGaccgggactttacagccctagttacaactccttctcctcctcaaaCACTGGCACGTTCACTATGAGTAACTGTCTTTGCTTTTCAGGAACAAAGATGAAGAAATGAAGCTGTGAGTTCCACTGATGGACACAGAGggcgacagagagcaggacagcATGTCGTTAAACACGTTTATTAAACTAAATCATTCGTTCTTGTCAACACCAGTagtccttatggagaccaaagcctggtcctaatgaggcagaacctcatccCTGACAAACTGGTTAGGTTAAGGACAAAGATTTATAATTGTGggtaggttagggttagacattaagtggttatggttaaggcttTGATTTTAAATCACTCAAATTTGATCAAATGGTTACTGTGGCAGTAGGTGTGGTTAGAGTTCGAGTGGAGGACAGTGGGCGTGGTTAGAGCGGAGGACAGTGGGTGTGGTTAGAGTGGAGGACAGTGGGTGTGGTTAGAGTTAGAGTGGAGGACGGTGGGCGTGGTTACAGTTAGAGCGGATGACAGTGGGTGTGGTTAGAGTTAGAGTGGAGGACAGTGGGCGTGGTTACAGTTAGAGCAGATGACAGTGGGTGTGGTTAGAGTTAGAGTGGAGGACAGTGGGCGTGGTTACATTTAGAGCGCATGACAGTGGGTGTGGTTAGAGATAGAGTGGAGGACAGTGGGTGTGGTTACAGTTAGAGCAGATGACAGTGGGTGTGGTTAGAGTTAGAGTGGAGGACAGTGGGCGTGGTTACAGTTAGAGCAGATGACAGTGGGTGTGGTTAGAGTTAGAGTGGAGGACAGTGTAGCCATTATATAGTTCTAGCTCAAgcacctcctcaatgtgggcggtgtcaccatagcacagctgcacaaaactgccgtggagttgttttaattttgaactgatctacagttcagcattgttcgctttgattcttgtgtcgatGTCACATGATAACACTCTGACACTCTGAAGATAAGGAtcatttaatagcatttaataaagccttgtagtaacgtataaatatggtaataaaaatcaaaaaaatagtctgatagactgtttaatatgcgacacatgacttattttggcatacaaagaaccaactcgtaaccaaagactacactatgtaaaatgtgaatgaacttttattagtaactttggta from Solea solea chromosome 17, fSolSol10.1, whole genome shotgun sequence carries:
- the LOC131443155 gene encoding uncharacterized protein LOC131443155; amino-acid sequence: MSRHTTGEQSSGQRSGTSSPLPPDHVLNSGAVLLPGAFDQHGCPLIVFPTDTHAKLSSQVSTAHVVDFIRYFLSLHNKQQEKQSLASVVADLSLSSLPTIKFITETLLLLELPMRTVHSVYIIQPKKKDVAKLLLKLLSPASFKKVFLKEIPALSNHIDRSQLTPSLGGYFIYCHHSWVTFVKEIDVFVQEFVSVVQRLPTCISSLQALSRLPLPTTLAELQHFCSTNEAKFQQLRRELGLDELLSHCENVLEKLRHPEQQPCYQAMAGTALFFHTAFDMLHNHRRITTAVEKVELLWQQAFSQARLQLQLIQLRGEALQITQHIETLEKKLQTYNMDIAKDAAQAEVVLSHFETSIHTPAMAHVGCAEDVIHTLTHILPSDRQSRELWVLDLERLKEKMRSAVNLTLQTLRAVSNYHHYFNKANSWYSLVLSEDFLQELLSGVSAAQRYKRNFASVPAWRHRLSTFLKRNPPPDMEELLHLAHLSKVIPDDEVQWAGQRMSERCVTLRKLLMSSGSVVVASLQQALHWQYEFLCSSSHVHRSPADRAAKDVQNSRSECGHVIGQSSSSTVIGTVPTKHKPSSLTSFDSGLVGAAKGQVEVWGGPGLKAPSVLAGNMDSARPAKSMSGVSDHEDYTSIQITPKDSPHFEIQVKRSAALPTNPWLSLPVDDLEKSYTVTITEKTELHSGSDPHCSSPHRAVFSSSQPEHCSLDSQSTLEESQFSPIHNVLSSTITDGSSTDGIPTLLWDSYDLHEQNHYAGMSLVDFSEEDWDEKEHEGLREVEKILDRADQILEEEESVAAQEVELEALLRSENTQGHWPQLLTAMSSTELTEAGVLGLDDSVEPAEVFGSAGDVSGTQASEDDGHFDSRPDLLTELRTVHVLENLKIHELRCCKETPNNEVLNSKPANGSSGGSRDGEAFPLQVEKEKREVEQLERSLPGDRPLKVVKCSVMKTGGEFNEDLSLYDELSSQRTPSVSVSQHNSEPASSDSAPCGCDGTDVKLPAQESGKQLGESSSKREWGESAREAAVSPDMRRDDGAFDPGGESLLPPDPKVLDPGPSAVARRPDFMQPDLQEEPFQSQLDSCHDSHMFLHPKVTAHSNNNNNNNKHSEESEITAEDEGDASEVSTCLHEAEEIHTFSVETSQQAASSSSSSSAAASSAAARLPPHRLNEDGPDGFWRISRCGSPGYLHTRKISDCKTPIVLDTGSGMMKAGFADQEQPNVLFPTVIGTPKYEEVMNGHFERESYIGHEAQHMRGVLALKHPIKNGIIRDWDDMEKIWDHSFQLLCVDPQDHPVLLTEAAMNPVENRQRMVEIMFEFFTVPFTYVAMQAVLALHASGRSTGVVFDSGDGVSHSVPVFDGYCLPHAVQRLPVAGVDVTMELRKLLQEQGLSMCTTAELEIVREMKEKCCCVALDYEAALTQDSASCREMPYTLPDGRIVTLCTERFRAPEILFKPQMIGHDHYGIHESIFKSILSSDIDLRRCLLGNIILSGGNTLLLGLPERLQAELGDLTPADTGHSVHVSSPKDRDFSVWCGGAVLANLPTFSSAWISQEEYEEFGPQIVFRKCF